In one Nicotiana tomentosiformis chromosome 6, ASM39032v3, whole genome shotgun sequence genomic region, the following are encoded:
- the LOC138893803 gene encoding uncharacterized protein, which produces MQPTRSVTNSSSSVRPHEQGLQPSIRRGRLRSGVSSSGGQQNRIYALSGRQDLESSPDVVTGILYINPFVSRKYGKEPELLHQPFKVSTLVDESAIVTWIYHGCDVMIYGRHTLDDLNELEMVEFDVIIIMDWLASYYANVDYWMKVVHFMFPGEPIIE; this is translated from the exons ATGCAACCGACAAGATCAGTAACAAATTCATCTTCATCAGTACGCCCTCATGAGCAAGGCCTGCAACCATCGATTAGAAGAGGTAGACTTAGAAGTGGAGTGTCTAGCTCAGGTGGACAACAGAATCGCATCTATGCATTGTCAGGTCGACAGGACCTAGAGTCATCACCCgatgtggttacaggtatacTATAT ATTAATCCATTTGTTTCTCGTAAATATGGTAAAGAACCTGAATTGTTACATCAGCCATTTAAAGTGTCTACACTTGTAGATGAGTCTGCGATAGTTACATGGATTTATCATGGGTGTGATGTGATGATTTATGGTCGTCACACCTTAGATGATTTGAATGAATTAGAGATGGTGGAATTTGATGTTATTATCATAATGGACTGGTTGGCTTCCTATTATGCTAATGTGGATTATTGGATGAAAGTCGTTCATTTTATGTTTCCAGGAGAGCCCATCATTGAATAG